In Carya illinoinensis cultivar Pawnee chromosome 6, C.illinoinensisPawnee_v1, whole genome shotgun sequence, a single genomic region encodes these proteins:
- the LOC122313204 gene encoding uncharacterized protein LOC122313204 produces MGTEETKDPFKGVDWKAVGSDLQKDPSAKPVIKKRLPKKIRQIPEFYFLPRRSLPFNIAFYGAFIAGGVGAGMLLEVWINKKVKEDGGIIWEFDK; encoded by the exons ATGGGAACTGAAGAGACAAAGGACCCCTTCAAAGGGGTTGACTGGAAAGCTGTGGGTAGTGACTTGCAGAAGGATCCCAGTGCCAAACCGGTTATAAAGAAGAGGCTACCAAAAAAGATAAGACAGATTCCAGAATTCTATTTCCTCCCTCGAAGATCCCTACCATTTAACATTGCCTTCTATGGGGCATTTATTGCGGGTGGAGTTGGTGCGGGGATGTTGCTGGAGGTCTGGATAAACAAGAAAGTCAAAG AGGATGGAGGCATCATATGGGAGTTCGACAAGTAG